GCTCTCGGCATGGCGGATTTCGACGTAATCAACCACCCAGCCGGCTTCGGTCAGGCGGCGGACGGTTTCTGTTTCCAGTCCGACATAATCGAGATTGCCGTTTTTGAGTTCGGCGGCGACGCGCTGCAATTCGCGGTACAGACGCGGGGCTTCGGCGCGCTCGGCTTCACTGAGGTATTGGTTGCGGCTGGAAAGTGCAAGTCCGTCGGGAGCGCGACCGGTATCGACGGGAACGATGTCGATATTGAAATTCAGGTCTTCGACAAAGCCTTTGATAATCGCCAACTGCTGGTAGTCTTTTTTGCCGAAGCAGGCGGTATCGGGTTGGACGATGTTGAACAGTTTGCTGACGACAGTAGCGACACCGCGGAAATGACCGGGGCGGAATTTGCCGCACAATTCGTTTTGGAGGTTGGGCGGTTCGACGTTGAAACGTTGCTCGACATTGGGATACAGCTCTTTTTCGTCGGGCGCGAACACGACAGCTACGCCTTCGTTGGCGAGTTTGTCGGCGTCTTGCTGCAAGGTGCGCGGGTATTTGTCGAAATCCTCGCCCTGTC
Above is a window of Neisseria mucosa DNA encoding:
- a CDS encoding pantoate--beta-alanine ligase; the encoded protein is MQIIHTIKELREWRKNAGSVALVPTMGNLHEGHLALVREAKKRADNVVVSIFVNRLQFGQGEDFDKYPRTLQQDADKLANEGVAVVFAPDEKELYPNVEQRFNVEPPNLQNELCGKFRPGHFRGVATVVSKLFNIVQPDTACFGKKDYQQLAIIKGFVEDLNFNIDIVPVDTGRAPDGLALSSRNQYLSEAERAEAPRLYRELQRVAAELKNGNLDYVGLETETVRRLTEAGWVVDYVEIRHAESLAVARTGDKALVVLAAARLGTTRLIDNLEVSLA